The Vibrio agarivorans genome contains the following window.
CTTTCGTGATTTTTTGGGTGCTTTTTACGCTCCCAATCTGATTACGAATCTCTTTCGAGTTGGCCATCATTAATCTCCGTCAGTGTCAAACCTAGTGGCATTTACCAAGTTTGAGTCGCTTTGAAATCGTCCACTAGCTCTTTAAGCTTCGCTTCGATTTCATCATTGTAAGCGCCCGACTTATCGATTTCAGCGGCAAAGTCAGCATACTGAGCACGAGCATATGAAAGCAGAGCTGCCTCGAAGTCGCCTAGCTTGTCTAGCTCGACATCTTCTAGGTAACCACGTTCTACAGCGAAGACAACCAGTGCTTGATCAAAAACAGACATTGGCGCGTACTGTTTCTGCTTCATAAGCTCTGTTACTTTCTGACCATGGTTTAGCTGCTTCTTCGTTGCTTCATCAAGGTCAGACGAGAACTGGGCGAATGCAGCAAGTTCACGGTACTGTGCTAGAGCTGTACGGATACCGCCAGATAGCTTCTTGATGATTTTAGTCTGCGCTGAACCACCTACACGAGATACTGAGATACCTGGGTCAACCGCTGGGCGAACACCTGCGTTGAACAGTTCAGTCTGTAGGAAGATCTGACCATCGGTAATCGAGATTACGTTGGTCGGTACGAATGCAGATACGTCACCAGCTTGCGTTTCGATAATTGGCAGAGCTGTTAGAGAACCAGTCTTACCTTTTACTTCACCGTTAGTGAAACGCTCTACGTAATGTTCGTTTACACGAGCAGCACGCTCTAGTAGACGAGAGTGGAGGTAGAATACGTCACCTGGGAATGCTTCACGGCCTGGTGGGCGTTTTAGTAGTAGAGAGATCTGACGGTAAGCAACCGCTTGCTTAGATAGATCATCATAAACAATCAGTGCATCTTCACCGCGGTCACGGAAGTACTCACCCATTGCACAACCCGCGTATGGCGCTAGGTATTGTAGTGCAGCAGATTCAGATGCAGATGCAACCACTACGATAGTGTTTTGCAGTGCGCCGTGCTCTTCTAGCTTGCGTACTACGTTGGCAATAGTTGACGCTTTTTGGCCAATTGCTACGTAGATAGAGAAGATACCAGAATCTTTCTGGTTGATGATCGCATCGATCGCCATCGCTGTTTTACCAGTCTGACGGTCACCGATGATTAGCTCACGCTGACCACGGCCGATTGGGATCATTGAGTCAACAGACTTGTAGCCTGTTTGAACTGGCTGGTCTACCGATTTACGGTCGATTACACCCGGTGCAATCACTTCTACAGGAGAAGTCAGTGAAGCGTTGATTGGACCTTTGCCATCGATAGGCTGACCTAGCGTGTTTACAACACGACCAAGCAGTTCAGGACCAACTGGTACTTCAAGGATACGACCAGTACCCGTTACTTTCATGCCTTCTTTAAGGTCGGCATAAGGACCCATAACAACAGCACCTACAGAGTCACGCTCTAGGTTAAGTGCTAGTGCGAAACGATTGCCCGGAAGCTCAATCATTTCACCTTGCATCACGTCCTCAAGGCCGTGAATGCGAATGATACCGTCGCTTACAGAAACGATAGTACCTTCGTTGCGAGCTTCAGAAACTACTTCGAACTTTTCAATTCGTTGTCTGATTAGTTCGCTAATTTCCGTGGAATTAAGTTGCATTGCTCCAATTCCCCTATTAAGACTGAATCGTGTCTTTTAGACGTGTTAAACGGCTAACTAGTGAGTTATCCAATACTGTGTCACCGATACGGATGACAGCACCACCGATAAGCTCCTCATCTACTGTGCAAACAAGCTGTACTTTACAATCAAGACGCTTTTCAAGGCTTGAAGTAAGTTCAGTCATTTGAGCTTCAGTCATTGCAAAAGCAGTAATCACAGATACTTCTTTTGAATTAGAGGCTTCAACAGTTAAGCGCGTGTATTGCTGATAAATATCACTGAGCGCTGAGGTACGGTGATTTTCGATAATCACTTTCAAGAAGTTTTGAAAGTGCTCATCAAACTGTTCACCGGCAACATCAACATACAATTGCACCAATTGCTCTGGCTGCAGGCTTAACGCTGCTGTCTTTAGTTCTTTAACTAGAGACATCTCTTTTGCAAACGCCAACATTTCAGACCATTTTTCAACGGCCCCATTGTCGCTTGCATAGCCGTATGCTGCCTTAGCGTATGGTCGAGCAATAGTTGTCAAATCCGACATGCTGATGCCCTCCCGTTACAGTTTCGCTGAAATCCCATCAAGAATATCTTGATGAGCAGCTGGGTCGATCGAACGTTCGATAATTTTCTCAGCACCTAAAACCGCTAGCTCAGCAACGTCTTTCTTCAGCTCATTACGTGTACGTAATGTTTCTGCTTCAAGCTCTGAGCGACCCTGTTCAAGGATCTGCTCACGCTCTTGCAGTGCATCTTGACGTGCTTCATCTAGAATTTGAGTTTTGCGTTTGTTTGCTTGCTCAATAATTTCTAGTGCTTGCTTCTTAGCATCTTTTAACTGATCTGCTGCGTTATGTTGCGCTAACTCTAAAGCTTTATCGGCACGTTGTGCTGACTCTAGTCCTTCAGAGATTTTCTTTTGTCGCTCTTCGATAGCCGCGATGATTGGCGGCCAAACATGTTTCATACAGAACCATACGAAGAGGATAAACGCTATCGCTTGTCCCAGCAGAGTTGCATTGATATTCACAATGACCCTCCTTTATCTATGATATGTCTCGAGCATCATCTCGAGACGATGTAACTCAATAAAGAGAAAGGGATCTTACAGTGCGAACAGCATGTACATTGAGATACCAACACCGATCATTGGAACCGCATCCAATAGACCTGCAAGGATGAACATGTTTGTTTGTAGTACAGGTGCCATCTCTGGTTGACGAGCAACAGACTCAAGGAACTTACCACCTAGGATTGCGAAGCCGAAGCCAGTAGCAATTGCACACATACCTAGTAGTAGAGCTACAACCATATAAATTTCCATAATAATCTCCGAAATAGTTTTTTAATGAATTAAACAGTTAATAATTAGTGAGAGTCATTGCTTGCCATGCTTAGATACACAATCGTCAGCATTGTAAAAATAAAGGCTTGCAGAACAATAACCAGAATATGGAAAATCGCCCAAATAATGTGAGCTATAACACCTAGACCACCTAGCACTACACCAGCGCTGTACGTTACGGCAATCAGGATGAAGATAAGTTCACCCGAGTACATGTTACCGTACAGACGTAATGAGAGGGATACAGGTTTAGCCAGTAATGAAACGGTTTCCAGAACTAAGTTGAAAGGTATCAACGCTTTGTTGTTGATCGGATGAAGCGTAAATTCCTTTACAAACCCCTTAAACCCTTTGTACTTGATGTAGTAAAAAATCGTCAGTACAAGGACACCTAGTGCAAGCGCTAGTGTGATATTCAAGTCTACCGTAGGTACAAGCTTGAAGTATTCAAAACCAGCCACTCCCATCAGATGAGGGATAAAGTCTACCGGCACCAAGTCCATAAGGTTCATTAAGAAGATCCAAGTGAACAAGGTTAACGCCAGCGGTGCGACTAACTTATCACGCCCATGGAAAGCGTTCTTACAGATCTCATCGACCTGCTCGATCATGATTTCAACGAAACATTGAAACTTTCCAGGAACGCCCGTGGTTGCATTTTTTCCGACCCGATAAAACAACCACAAAAATAGTGCGCCTAGCGTCACAGAGACCAACAGAGAGTCCCAGTGCAACGTCCAGAACCCAGCGTCATAACAACCTTTATTGGTTGCGATGCCACCGTCGACCAAACACACCTTGGCGTTGGTGAGGTGGTGCTGGATATATTCCTGCGGAGTATCAGCCATGGTTAATCCCATTTTTTTGAAAAAATAATATTGGTGATAACCAGAAGATCAGGATGGTCAGCTTGTACCCAGTAAAAAACGCCCCGGGTTGGAGCAGTTCAGATACTGAGAACACCAACACAAACATCACCATGGTAAACACCAGCTTTAGCGCCCAACCTATGAGTATGAATCCCAATAGCACACTGCCATCAGCATCCGGTCGAGGAAGGAACGCAAACAGAGCGTAAATGTAGTTGGCAAAGACTGCGATCAACCCACCCTTAAGAACAAAGCGAGCTGAATCTTGGCCAAACTTCATGTACGCAATACTCGCGATAAGCATGACAAATATCAGCTGGAGATGAACCACGCGTAATGCGGCCCTTCCTTGTGCACTTCTATTTGAAATTAACATCTAGAGTACCTGTTTCCCTTTCTATCCACCTATCTGCGAATAAGACGCAAACAGATGAAAAAGCATGCAGAATTATATCTGCAATCAACTAAAAGACAATTGCTTGCCCATCGACAGCATTAACATTCGATTAAGAATGTGACCTATGATTACTTAACAATCGCTTCTAATTGTTTCAAAACTGTAACAAGTTGATTTTCGTCCTTGAAATTAATAAGGACATTACCTGTACCGTTCTTTGCTACCTTAACGTCAACCTTGGTCGCTAAGGCTTGTTGTAACTTTTCTAGCTTAGAGTAAGTTTCTTCATTGACAGTTGTGTTAGCAACTGGAAGATTTTCGAGTTTTTCGCCACTTTGTTGGGCTGCGAGCGTTTTCTTAACTAAGGCTTCAGCTTGACGAACCGTTAAGCTCTTTTTGACAATTTGCTCTGCTACTTGATATTGCGACTCTGACTCTAGCGCAAGTAGTGCGCGAGCATGCCCCATTTCAAGCGACTTTTGCTCAACAAGGAGTTTCACTTGCTCTTCTAGTTGATTCAAGCGTAACAAGTTGCTAACCGTAGCACGAGATTTACCAATCACATCCGCAATTTGCTGGTGTGTCAGTTGAAACTCTTCTTGCAATCGCTCTAGCGCTTGAGACTCCTCAATCGCATTGAGATCTTCACGCTGAATATTCTCGATCAGGGACATAGCGACTGCCGCACGATCTTGCACGTTTTTGATCAAACAAGGGACTTGTTTCAAGCCCGCCTGTTTAGCAGCACGCCAGCGACGCTCACCGGCAATGATTTCGTAGCGCTCTTCCGCAACTTTTCGTACTACGATAGGTTGAATGATGCCCTGTGATTGAATCGATGCGGAAAGCTCTGCAAGCGCTTCATCAGACATATCTTTACGAGGCTGGTACACACCGGGTTGAAGCTGGTGGATTGATAAGTCAGCCAGCGTGCCATCATTGGACAGCGCTTGGCTTTGCGTCGCGACTTGTTGTTTTTCGCGCGCGTATGAGCTGGTTGCGAGTAGCGCATCCAACCCTTTACCTAGACCACGTTTTGACATCAATAGTTCCTATTATATTTTGATTAAGCAGGGACTTCGTCGCGTCGAAGCATCTCTCCGGCCAGTGCCAAATAAGCTTTTGCTCCCGCAGAGTATTTGTCGTAATACATCGCGGGCTTACCATGACTTGGCGCTTCAGCTAGGCGAACATTGCGCGGAATCACCGTGCGATACACCTTATTGCCGAAGTGTTTCTTAAGTTGATCAGAAACTTCGTTAGAGAGGCGGTTGCGAGGATCGTACATCGTACGCAGCAAACCTTCTATCTTGAGGTTTTCATTTACTACTGCTGCTAACTTGCTGATAGTATCCATCAATGCCGTCAAGCCCTCAAGTGCGAAGTATTCACACTGCATAGGAACAAGCACTGAATCAGCCGCTGCCATCGCATTGATAGTAAGAAGGTTTAGAGAGGGAGGACAATCGATAAATATGAAATCATAGTTATCGCGAATTGGGGCAAGGGCATTTTTTAAGCGAACTTCGCGCGCAAACACCTCCATAAGCTTAATTTCAGCCGCTGTGACGTCTCCATTGGCGGCAATTAAGTCAAAATGACCACTTGTTGTACGACAGACCACTTCTTCAAATGGCACGTCTTCGACCAATAAATCGTAAGCAGTTGTTTCAATATCGTACTTATCGACCCCACTTGCCATTGTGGCATTCCCTTGAGGGTCTAAATCAATCACCAATACTTTACGTTTTGTCGCCGCCATTGAGGCGGCTAAATTGATACAGGTGGTCGTTTTCCCCACGCCACCCTTCTGATTTGCTATCGCTACAATCTTACCCACGGTCCATCTCGCTGTTATGCAGTGCGTGATAAGATTACAAGATGTCGCTCACCTTCCAATTCAGGAACTTGCAAAGATTTGATATCGATCACAGAACACCATGCTGGAATTTCTGCCGACTCATCCTCTGAGTACTGTCCTTTAAGAGCTAAGAATACGCCTTTATCCGGCTTTGGAAGGTGGTGACACCACTCAATCATATCTTTTAGGGAAGCAAACGCTCGGCTCAATACGCCATCGAATCCTTCTCCAGGGTCATACTCTTCGACCCTACTTTGCACTGGGGTGACATTTGAGATTTTAAGCTCATGAATCACCTGTTTAATAAATCGAATTCGTTTGCCCAAACTATCGAGTAGAACAAACGAGGTGTCTGGCTGCATGATTGCCAGAGGAATCCCCGGTAAACCAGGGCCGGTACCCACATCGATGTATCGCTCACCATCAAGGTATTTACTGATCACGACACTATCGAGAATATGTTTCACTAGCATGTCCATTGGGTCGCGAACAGAGGTGAGGTTATACGCCTTGTTCCACTTATCCAACAGCATGACATACCCGACAAGCTGCTCACGTTGGCGTTCAGAAACTTCGAGGTCCGTTTGAGCTAAGAGTAGGTCTAGCTTGGCTCGTAATGCGCTCATTGTATTTCCTCACCTTTTTTCAACATGCCGTGCTTTTTTAAATAAACCAGCAAGATAGAGATAGCTGCTGGTGTAATACCAGAAATACGCGAAGCAATGCCGATCGTTTCTGGTTTTGCTTCGTTCAGCTTGTGAACGACTTCATTCGACAAACCTTTCACATCAGAAAAATCGATGTCTGACGGAATCTGAGTATTTTCATGACGCAAAGACTTCTCAATCTCGTCTTGTTGGCGCTTGATATACCCTTCGTATTTCACTTGGATCTCAACTTGCTCTGCCGCCTGCTGATCATCGAGTGCTGGTGCAAAATGATCATGCTCAGTCAGCTGTGAATAAGTAATTTCTGGACGACGTAAAAGATCTTCGCCACTCGCTTCACGTGCCATTGGTGTTTTTAGCAGCTCATTGAGTGCTTCAACCCCCTCGGATTTGGGATTGATCCACGTTTCACTTAGGCGTTGGCGCTCTTTGCTGATGTTGTCGATCTTCTCGTTGAAACGAGCCCAACGAGCATCATCAATTAGACCGAGTTCACGAGCTTGTTCCGTTAGGCGCAAATCCGCGTTATCTTCACGGAGCAACAAACGATATTCTGCTCGAGACGTGAACATACGGTACGGCTCTTTGGTGCCCATCGTTGACAGATCATCAATCAATACACCCATGTACGCTTGGTCACGACGTGGGCTCCAACCCTCTTTGTCTTGACTAAAGAGGCTCGCGTTTAGACCTGCCATGAGGCCTTGTGCAGCCGCTTCTTCATACCCGGTTGTACCATTAATCTGCCCAGCAAAGAACAAACCACGAACAAATTTTGTCTCATAAGTCTGTTTTAGGTCACGCGGATCAAAGAAGTCATACTCAATCGCATAACCAGGGCGCACAATATGCGCATTCTCAAATCCCTTCATCGAGCGAACAATCTCAATTTGGACATCAAACGGTAAGCTGGTGGAGATACCATTTGGATACAGCTCGTGCGTATCCAAACCTTCCGGCTCAATAAAGATCTGGTGACTGTTCTTATCGGCAAAGCGCATGACTTTGTCTTCAATCGATGGACAGTAACGCGGGCCAATACCTTCAATCACACCAGCGTACATCGGGCTGCGATCTAGGTTAGCGCGAATAACATCATGCGTTTTCTCATTGGTATGAGTAATAAAACATGGAATTTGACGCGGATGCTGAGTTCGATTTCCCATGAATGAAAACACCGGCGTTGGGTTATCACCATGTTGTACTTCAAGTTGAGAGAAGTCGACGCTGCGTGCGTC
Protein-coding sequences here:
- the atpA gene encoding F0F1 ATP synthase subunit alpha codes for the protein MQLNSTEISELIRQRIEKFEVVSEARNEGTIVSVSDGIIRIHGLEDVMQGEMIELPGNRFALALNLERDSVGAVVMGPYADLKEGMKVTGTGRILEVPVGPELLGRVVNTLGQPIDGKGPINASLTSPVEVIAPGVIDRKSVDQPVQTGYKSVDSMIPIGRGQRELIIGDRQTGKTAMAIDAIINQKDSGIFSIYVAIGQKASTIANVVRKLEEHGALQNTIVVVASASESAALQYLAPYAGCAMGEYFRDRGEDALIVYDDLSKQAVAYRQISLLLKRPPGREAFPGDVFYLHSRLLERAARVNEHYVERFTNGEVKGKTGSLTALPIIETQAGDVSAFVPTNVISITDGQIFLQTELFNAGVRPAVDPGISVSRVGGSAQTKIIKKLSGGIRTALAQYRELAAFAQFSSDLDEATKKQLNHGQKVTELMKQKQYAPMSVFDQALVVFAVERGYLEDVELDKLGDFEAALLSYARAQYADFAAEIDKSGAYNDEIEAKLKELVDDFKATQTW
- the atpB gene encoding F0F1 ATP synthase subunit A, which translates into the protein MADTPQEYIQHHLTNAKVCLVDGGIATNKGCYDAGFWTLHWDSLLVSVTLGALFLWLFYRVGKNATTGVPGKFQCFVEIMIEQVDEICKNAFHGRDKLVAPLALTLFTWIFLMNLMDLVPVDFIPHLMGVAGFEYFKLVPTVDLNITLALALGVLVLTIFYYIKYKGFKGFVKEFTLHPINNKALIPFNLVLETVSLLAKPVSLSLRLYGNMYSGELIFILIAVTYSAGVVLGGLGVIAHIIWAIFHILVIVLQAFIFTMLTIVYLSMASNDSH
- a CDS encoding ATP synthase subunit I produces the protein MLISNRSAQGRAALRVVHLQLIFVMLIASIAYMKFGQDSARFVLKGGLIAVFANYIYALFAFLPRPDADGSVLLGFILIGWALKLVFTMVMFVLVFSVSELLQPGAFFTGYKLTILIFWLSPILFFQKNGINHG
- the mnmG gene encoding tRNA uridine-5-carboxymethylaminomethyl(34) synthesis enzyme MnmG — protein: MLYQEKFDVIVVGGGHAGTEAALASARTGQKTLLLTHNIDTLGQMSCNPAIGGIGKGHLVKEVDAMGGLMAQAIDHAGIQFRTLNASKGPAVRATRAQADRALYKAYVRNVLENTPNLTLFQQSVDDLIVDNDQVIGVVTQMGLKFHAKAVVLTVGTFLGGKLHIGLENFSGGRAGDPPSIALADRLREMPFRVDRLKTGTPPRIDARSVDFSQLEVQHGDNPTPVFSFMGNRTQHPRQIPCFITHTNEKTHDVIRANLDRSPMYAGVIEGIGPRYCPSIEDKVMRFADKNSHQIFIEPEGLDTHELYPNGISTSLPFDVQIEIVRSMKGFENAHIVRPGYAIEYDFFDPRDLKQTYETKFVRGLFFAGQINGTTGYEEAAAQGLMAGLNASLFSQDKEGWSPRRDQAYMGVLIDDLSTMGTKEPYRMFTSRAEYRLLLREDNADLRLTEQARELGLIDDARWARFNEKIDNISKERQRLSETWINPKSEGVEALNELLKTPMAREASGEDLLRRPEITYSQLTEHDHFAPALDDQQAAEQVEIQVKYEGYIKRQQDEIEKSLRHENTQIPSDIDFSDVKGLSNEVVHKLNEAKPETIGIASRISGITPAAISILLVYLKKHGMLKKGEEIQ
- the rsmG gene encoding 16S rRNA (guanine(527)-N(7))-methyltransferase RsmG codes for the protein MSALRAKLDLLLAQTDLEVSERQREQLVGYVMLLDKWNKAYNLTSVRDPMDMLVKHILDSVVISKYLDGERYIDVGTGPGLPGIPLAIMQPDTSFVLLDSLGKRIRFIKQVIHELKISNVTPVQSRVEEYDPGEGFDGVLSRAFASLKDMIEWCHHLPKPDKGVFLALKGQYSEDESAEIPAWCSVIDIKSLQVPELEGERHLVILSRTA
- the atpE gene encoding F0F1 ATP synthase subunit C, which produces MEIYMVVALLLGMCAIATGFGFAILGGKFLESVARQPEMAPVLQTNMFILAGLLDAVPMIGVGISMYMLFAL
- a CDS encoding ParA family protein; amino-acid sequence: MGKIVAIANQKGGVGKTTTCINLAASMAATKRKVLVIDLDPQGNATMASGVDKYDIETTAYDLLVEDVPFEEVVCRTTSGHFDLIAANGDVTAAEIKLMEVFAREVRLKNALAPIRDNYDFIFIDCPPSLNLLTINAMAAADSVLVPMQCEYFALEGLTALMDTISKLAAVVNENLKIEGLLRTMYDPRNRLSNEVSDQLKKHFGNKVYRTVIPRNVRLAEAPSHGKPAMYYDKYSAGAKAYLALAGEMLRRDEVPA
- a CDS encoding ParB/RepB/Spo0J family partition protein produces the protein MSKRGLGKGLDALLATSSYAREKQQVATQSQALSNDGTLADLSIHQLQPGVYQPRKDMSDEALAELSASIQSQGIIQPIVVRKVAEERYEIIAGERRWRAAKQAGLKQVPCLIKNVQDRAAVAMSLIENIQREDLNAIEESQALERLQEEFQLTHQQIADVIGKSRATVSNLLRLNQLEEQVKLLVEQKSLEMGHARALLALESESQYQVAEQIVKKSLTVRQAEALVKKTLAAQQSGEKLENLPVANTTVNEETYSKLEKLQQALATKVDVKVAKNGTGNVLINFKDENQLVTVLKQLEAIVK
- a CDS encoding F0F1 ATP synthase subunit delta translates to MSDLTTIARPYAKAAYGYASDNGAVEKWSEMLAFAKEMSLVKELKTAALSLQPEQLVQLYVDVAGEQFDEHFQNFLKVIIENHRTSALSDIYQQYTRLTVEASNSKEVSVITAFAMTEAQMTELTSSLEKRLDCKVQLVCTVDEELIGGAVIRIGDTVLDNSLVSRLTRLKDTIQS
- the atpF gene encoding F0F1 ATP synthase subunit B; translated protein: MNINATLLGQAIAFILFVWFCMKHVWPPIIAAIEERQKKISEGLESAQRADKALELAQHNAADQLKDAKKQALEIIEQANKRKTQILDEARQDALQEREQILEQGRSELEAETLRTRNELKKDVAELAVLGAEKIIERSIDPAAHQDILDGISAKL